The following are from one region of the Treponema denticola genome:
- the deoC gene encoding deoxyribose-phosphate aldolase, with translation MELNKYIDHTLLKPTASEKDIIKICNEAKEYHFASVCVNPCNVSLVRKELKGSDVKVCSVISFPFGTSSTEVKVEEAKKAIEAGAEEIDMVINVGKLLEGDLEYTQNEVSAITKACHEKNVLLKVIVETCYLEEKNIADICAIIEKAGADFIKTSTGYGSRGASVEDIKLFKKYLKKDTKIKASGGVRTREDAETYIGLGCSRIGASSGIAIVTGK, from the coding sequence ATGGAATTAAATAAATATATAGATCATACCCTTCTTAAACCGACAGCTTCCGAAAAGGATATAATTAAAATTTGTAATGAAGCAAAAGAGTATCATTTTGCTTCCGTTTGTGTAAACCCTTGCAATGTTTCATTGGTGAGAAAGGAGCTGAAAGGTTCCGATGTAAAGGTGTGCAGCGTTATTTCTTTTCCCTTTGGGACTTCTTCAACAGAAGTAAAGGTAGAAGAAGCTAAAAAGGCAATAGAAGCCGGTGCTGAAGAGATAGACATGGTTATAAATGTCGGGAAACTTTTAGAAGGAGATTTGGAATATACTCAAAATGAAGTGAGTGCCATAACAAAGGCCTGCCATGAAAAGAATGTTCTTCTTAAAGTAATTGTCGAAACCTGTTATCTTGAAGAAAAAAATATTGCTGATATTTGTGCAATTATTGAAAAGGCCGGAGCTGATTTTATAAAGACCTCGACAGGCTACGGCTCCCGCGGTGCTTCGGTTGAGGATATAAAACTATTTAAAAAATACTTAAAAAAAGATACGAAGATAAAAGCTTCAGGCGGCGTACGTACCCGTGAAGATGCAGAAACCTATATCGGTTTGGGCTGTTCAAGGATAGGTGCAAGCAGCGGTATTGCAATAGTTACCGGCAAGTAA
- a CDS encoding type II toxin-antitoxin system HicA family toxin: protein MAQYEKIVREILRKHGCAFVRHGKGDHDIWYSPINDCRFTVDSKIKSRHTANAIMKQSGIAHKF from the coding sequence ATGGCACAGTATGAAAAAATTGTGAGAGAAATATTGCGTAAACATGGGTGTGCTTTTGTAAGGCACGGCAAGGGCGATCATGACATTTGGTATAGTCCAATAAACGACTGCCGTTTTACCGTTGATTCCAAAATAAAATCACGGCATACCGCTAATGCTATCATGAAGCAAAGCGGTATAGCCCATAAGTTTTAG
- a CDS encoding gamma-glutamyl-gamma-aminobutyrate hydrolase family protein — MKKPLIGITGSCLYETSQSLFAGYERMYTNADYVNSVLAAGGVPLMLPIIDDEDAIQRQLENLSGIIIMGGHDVEPHFFNEEPLSCLGEILPKRDVYELRLIKAAKALKKPVLGICRGMQILNVAFGGSLYQDLSLIKRDIQIQHVQKARPQERTHSIKTEAASIMQKVFGKEDMVNSYHHMAVKDLAKDFKITAYAPDGVVEAIEYTGEGFMMGVQFHPEMTAAVHKPSLDLFKEFINRC, encoded by the coding sequence ATGAAAAAACCGCTTATAGGAATTACAGGCAGCTGCCTCTATGAAACCTCGCAAAGTCTTTTTGCAGGTTATGAAAGAATGTACACCAATGCCGACTATGTGAATTCGGTGCTGGCTGCAGGAGGAGTTCCCCTTATGCTCCCTATAATTGATGACGAAGATGCTATTCAAAGACAGCTTGAAAATCTTTCAGGGATTATCATTATGGGCGGACATGATGTCGAGCCTCATTTTTTTAATGAAGAACCGCTTTCCTGTCTTGGAGAAATTCTTCCTAAGAGGGATGTTTATGAACTGAGGCTTATCAAAGCAGCTAAGGCTTTAAAAAAGCCTGTTTTGGGGATATGCAGGGGAATGCAGATTTTAAATGTTGCCTTCGGCGGCTCACTTTATCAAGATCTTTCACTCATAAAAAGAGATATTCAAATACAGCATGTTCAAAAAGCCCGCCCGCAGGAACGCACTCATTCTATCAAGACCGAAGCTGCTTCAATTATGCAAAAAGTTTTCGGCAAGGAAGATATGGTTAATTCTTATCATCACATGGCTGTAAAAGATCTTGCAAAGGATTTTAAGATTACGGCTTATGCTCCTGACGGCGTGGTTGAAGCCATAGAATATACGGGAGAGGGCTTTATGATGGGGGTTCAATTTCATCCCGAAATGACGGCAGCCGTACATAAGCCCTCGTTGGATCTGTTTAAAGAATTTATAAATCGTTGTTAG
- a CDS encoding LamG-like jellyroll fold domain-containing protein produces MQIMYKFKLNLRKSSVVSLIFFNLLLISAFSEDAVLNFGGKLGWNNLFYSRNIEQRNGKFGFQSLGLTSASHNITETTDMYLSFDFKDTIEETGNYTVANSSIIHLGAEKAKIGEGAALFHYNSNNESLTLKPSKTSFFAGSKILKSFTIEFWLRPQTTESGSTILRWWTSLVEGRKTMYQNIAASIFNNKLEWSFLNIWQDKNNKGLDVRLSGKSNIIPEIWSHHLITYDENTGLLEYRMNGKSEAIVYMTDPGRESNQVLYSALGTSSDVLIGLNYSGLIDELKVTNFFSQFGMPWEISSLFEKYPQDGGRIETNIIDTGGNKSQPRVLKALYDKPEQTDAEFFIRAADSPFNWNGTYPEWKSIRPNEEIKNISGRFFQIACNIYPDAEGLKSPLIHSFSLEYEKDNLPLPPAKLIAMAGDSSVELSWSPSIDTDVKGYLIYFGNRKGEYFSEGSPIDVGNVTNYKIENLKNGKIYFFAIAAYDEENGEHAGDTSKEVWARPLQSKKEGKNVE; encoded by the coding sequence ATGCAGATTATGTATAAATTTAAACTGAATTTGCGAAAAAGCTCTGTTGTTAGCCTTATATTTTTTAATCTTCTCTTAATTTCTGCTTTTTCTGAAGATGCGGTACTGAATTTCGGCGGAAAATTGGGTTGGAATAATCTTTTTTATTCCCGCAATATAGAACAAAGAAACGGGAAATTCGGCTTTCAGTCTTTGGGATTGACATCCGCTTCTCATAATATTACCGAAACTACGGATATGTACCTTAGCTTCGATTTTAAGGATACGATTGAAGAAACCGGAAATTATACTGTAGCTAATTCATCGATTATTCATCTTGGTGCTGAAAAGGCAAAAATCGGAGAAGGTGCAGCTCTTTTTCATTACAATTCCAATAATGAAAGTTTGACATTAAAACCTTCAAAGACTTCTTTTTTTGCAGGCTCTAAAATTCTAAAATCTTTTACAATAGAATTCTGGTTACGTCCTCAGACAACGGAAAGCGGAAGTACTATTTTACGCTGGTGGACTTCCTTGGTTGAGGGCAGAAAAACAATGTATCAAAATATTGCGGCAAGTATTTTTAACAATAAGCTCGAATGGTCTTTTTTAAATATTTGGCAGGACAAAAACAATAAGGGACTGGATGTCAGACTTTCAGGAAAGTCAAACATAATCCCTGAAATTTGGAGTCATCATCTTATTACTTATGATGAAAATACAGGTCTCTTGGAATATAGGATGAACGGTAAGTCCGAAGCCATTGTTTATATGACCGATCCCGGAAGAGAGAGCAATCAGGTGTTGTATTCTGCATTGGGTACTTCATCGGATGTACTCATAGGCTTAAACTATTCCGGTTTAATCGATGAACTAAAAGTAACAAACTTTTTTTCCCAATTCGGAATGCCTTGGGAAATATCGTCCTTGTTTGAAAAGTATCCTCAAGACGGAGGCCGTATAGAAACAAATATAATCGACACCGGAGGAAATAAATCGCAGCCTCGTGTCTTAAAAGCCTTATATGATAAACCTGAACAAACCGATGCGGAATTTTTTATCAGAGCCGCCGATAGTCCTTTTAATTGGAACGGAACCTATCCTGAATGGAAGAGTATCAGACCGAATGAAGAGATAAAAAATATTTCGGGCCGTTTTTTTCAGATTGCCTGTAATATTTATCCGGATGCGGAAGGGCTTAAATCTCCCCTTATCCATTCTTTTTCTTTGGAGTATGAAAAAGATAATCTTCCTCTTCCTCCTGCAAAACTTATTGCAATGGCCGGGGATTCATCGGTTGAATTATCTTGGTCTCCTTCTATAGACACTGATGTAAAGGGGTATCTGATTTATTTTGGAAATAGAAAAGGCGAATACTTCAGCGAAGGTTCTCCGATTGATGTAGGCAATGTAACAAATTATAAAATAGAAAATTTAAAAAACGGCAAAATATACTTTTTTGCGATAGCCGCTTATGATGAAGAGAATGGAGAACATGCCGGTGATACATCAAAAGAGGTGTGGGCTCGTCCTCTGCAAAGTAAAAAGGAAGGAAAGAATGTCGAGTAA
- a CDS encoding M20 family peptidase has protein sequence MNYFYLLFLLLVFPLVLLLRALTFKPKKQNKLIVENVDMDFDKAISRFAGMIKIPTVSHADVSLEDPSVFKKFQDYLNEAYPLVTKTCPRRILGPKGLLYHWKGKSSEKASVFMAHYDVVPVNREGWSRDPFGAEIIDNVLWGRGTLDTKCTLCGVMEAAEYLLSKGFIPEHDIYLSFSGDEEPHGPSCPAIVEELKKENINVEFVLDEGGAVVEGIFPGIKERFAVIGIGEKGQMDVELSMESKGGHASTPPKHTIVGKLAQAVCNIENNPLPMHVTPPVSAMFDVLGRHASLGMRLVFANLKVFYPLFNMLTKKTGGELNAMLRTTTAVTKMAGSDAFNVIPPKANIGINIRYLAEDGRENIISHFKRVIKNEAVKIEVKYDEEPSRYSKIDCPEFELLSDAIRQTWEKTLVTPYLMMACSDSRHYSKISDKVYRFSAMHLTKEERGLIHGNDERIRLDEFKRTLAFFVRIMNKF, from the coding sequence ATGAATTATTTTTACCTATTATTTTTACTTCTTGTATTTCCCTTAGTTTTGCTGCTAAGGGCTCTCACATTTAAACCTAAAAAACAGAATAAACTTATCGTAGAAAATGTCGATATGGACTTTGATAAGGCCATAAGCCGGTTTGCAGGGATGATAAAGATTCCTACGGTATCTCACGCCGATGTCAGTCTTGAAGACCCGTCAGTTTTTAAGAAATTCCAAGACTATCTGAATGAGGCCTACCCTCTTGTTACAAAAACCTGTCCGCGCCGAATCTTAGGACCTAAGGGGCTCCTTTATCATTGGAAGGGCAAGAGCTCCGAAAAGGCTTCGGTTTTTATGGCTCATTATGATGTAGTCCCCGTAAATCGGGAGGGCTGGAGCCGAGATCCCTTCGGGGCTGAAATTATAGATAATGTACTCTGGGGACGCGGTACCTTGGATACTAAGTGTACCCTTTGCGGCGTAATGGAAGCTGCCGAGTATCTTCTTTCAAAGGGCTTCATACCCGAACATGACATCTATCTTTCTTTTTCAGGGGATGAAGAACCGCACGGCCCAAGCTGCCCCGCAATAGTCGAAGAGCTTAAAAAAGAAAATATAAATGTGGAGTTCGTTCTTGATGAGGGCGGGGCCGTAGTTGAAGGTATTTTCCCCGGCATCAAAGAAAGGTTTGCCGTAATAGGTATAGGAGAAAAGGGACAGATGGATGTGGAGCTTTCGATGGAAAGTAAGGGCGGACACGCTTCAACGCCTCCTAAGCACACGATTGTAGGTAAATTGGCTCAAGCTGTCTGCAACATCGAAAACAATCCCCTCCCCATGCATGTAACACCTCCGGTTTCGGCTATGTTCGATGTCCTCGGCCGTCATGCAAGCCTTGGAATGAGGTTAGTCTTTGCAAACCTAAAAGTTTTTTATCCCCTATTTAACATGCTTACCAAAAAAACAGGCGGAGAATTAAACGCCATGCTCCGCACCACAACAGCCGTAACAAAGATGGCCGGCTCCGATGCCTTTAATGTTATCCCGCCTAAGGCAAACATAGGAATCAATATCCGCTATTTAGCCGAAGACGGAAGAGAGAACATTATTTCTCATTTTAAAAGAGTAATAAAAAACGAAGCTGTAAAAATTGAAGTCAAATACGATGAAGAACCCAGCCGTTATTCAAAAATAGATTGCCCCGAATTTGAGCTTTTAAGCGATGCAATCAGACAAACTTGGGAAAAGACATTAGTAACTCCTTATCTGATGATGGCCTGTTCGGACTCCCGCCATTACTCAAAAATATCGGATAAGGTTTATAGATTTTCTGCAATGCACCTAACAAAAGAAGAGAGAGGCTTAATTCACGGCAATGATGAAAGAATCCGCTTGGACGAGTTTAAAAGAACTCTCGCATTCTTTGTACGAATAATGAATAAATTTTAA
- the arcA gene encoding arginine deiminase, with the protein MAVINVTSEIGKLKKVLLHRPGKELLNLTPDKLDELLFDDIPFLKMAQKEHDAFADILSKNGVEVVYLEDLAAEAVSQSAEIREKFIKQYINEADIYSEYYQKMIYDFLNAIKDPKELILKTMEGVNANEIPFKNTHSLSHYVLDSGSMLINPMPNLYFTRDPFACIGNGVSLNKMYSVTRCRETIYGEYIFDYHPEYAGKVNRFYNRYDAPSIEGGDILNIGKDVLAIGLSQRTSANAIDSIANNIFDNETSPIKTVLAFQIPAIRAFMHLDTVFTQIDFDKFTIHPGILGPLRVFEITRGTKKGELSVKQIDSTLEKVLEKYTGAGKVELIQCAGGDKIAAEREQWNDGSNTLCISPGTIVVYERNDVTNEILNKKGLKVLEMPCGELSRGRGGPRCMSMPLLREDIR; encoded by the coding sequence ATGGCTGTCATAAATGTTACAAGCGAAATAGGAAAACTAAAAAAGGTGCTCCTGCACCGCCCCGGAAAGGAACTCTTAAATCTTACCCCCGATAAACTTGATGAACTATTGTTTGACGATATTCCGTTTTTAAAAATGGCCCAAAAAGAACACGATGCTTTTGCCGATATTCTATCAAAAAACGGAGTTGAGGTTGTATATCTTGAAGACTTGGCGGCTGAGGCTGTTTCTCAAAGTGCGGAAATCCGCGAAAAATTTATAAAGCAGTATATTAACGAAGCTGACATCTATTCCGAATATTATCAAAAAATGATCTATGATTTTCTTAATGCAATCAAGGATCCGAAAGAACTTATCCTAAAAACAATGGAAGGTGTAAACGCAAACGAGATACCCTTTAAGAATACACATTCGCTTTCGCACTATGTTTTGGATTCGGGTTCTATGCTTATAAATCCCATGCCTAATCTATACTTTACCCGAGACCCATTTGCATGTATAGGAAACGGAGTCAGCTTAAATAAAATGTACTCGGTAACAAGATGCCGCGAAACTATTTACGGGGAGTACATCTTTGATTATCATCCCGAATATGCCGGAAAGGTAAATAGATTCTACAACCGTTATGATGCTCCCAGCATTGAAGGCGGAGATATCTTAAATATCGGTAAAGATGTTTTGGCGATAGGACTTTCGCAGAGGACATCTGCCAACGCTATCGATTCTATAGCAAACAATATCTTTGATAATGAAACATCTCCTATAAAAACCGTCCTTGCCTTTCAAATCCCTGCAATCAGGGCCTTTATGCACTTGGACACGGTCTTTACTCAAATAGACTTTGACAAATTTACCATTCACCCCGGAATTCTAGGACCTTTAAGAGTCTTTGAAATTACAAGAGGAACAAAAAAGGGAGAGCTTAGCGTAAAACAAATTGATTCTACCTTGGAAAAGGTGCTTGAAAAATATACGGGAGCCGGAAAGGTTGAGCTCATCCAATGTGCCGGAGGCGACAAGATTGCAGCCGAACGCGAACAGTGGAATGACGGTTCCAATACCCTCTGCATAAGCCCGGGCACAATAGTCGTTTATGAAAGAAACGATGTTACAAACGAAATCTTAAACAAGAAGGGCTTAAAAGTCCTCGAAATGCCCTGCGGTGAACTTTCCCGCGGCCGCGGCGGCCCCCGCTGTATGAGCATGCCTCTATTAAGGGAAGATATAAGATAA
- a CDS encoding tetratricopeptide repeat protein, producing MSSNLNIIIEQANAAILSRDYEFAEKILLNQLKKQKNTPDEYYQLKNLLGKLYIRSGDMKKGLEIYKELDSLNPNNLDILNNMGVIYRRLNMFNESIVILEKAKAIDSKNETTLYNLGNTYKQNGDYKNAIQCFADVLDIKPDDALAYNHLGSVYFLCKDYPKALETYKIGLKVDPNHPFLNFNLAELYKEKKLYKEAINSYQTAIKTKPNWYEALAAIADCYVEMEEFGKAIETYKMIIGSTGQSEENFTKLAKLYEKIHEDKYAEDFYKKAVSINANFLPAVLGYADMLKAQKRYFDAYNILINNKEKHPDNKELLLSTAEVCLMLEDYAKAKEILNHLSKEIKGDKDVLKMQGKLYSVLGDTKKAELIFEHLLQLSPSEINMRAELADLYFHNDKYKEAANELIKYLNEKPQEISARLKLGKAYEQMKRYDLAKHEYNKIIKNDAKNTEALAAILELNKNEGNTVEAVRLANEIVDIQTDKIENDDIGSLSKSVQLYEDAVKSYGDDGILNKNLDKLRPPQEELDISPEPDLKDLGDVNFEDDDEINLSESFEDMPDFEMPFDDLMELADDEVFDRGEDEDSLDNLVYVDAPIDDSPDIGAEYDPLELGKPGPNSNRKNDIPEEELQLQDTSSKEEAPAKETTPTKDVAPSQSKPYQDSPNEQASYQAQPQQQSSIPESDYPPELSSAAKSGKPGTADMPFSAAKPDTADSFGPEDEGTEMEPELEAVPESRDASSPLPEKSADKKTPQAPNGPSLDEMDLSAENSLSNEDELNNENELIDDLRAGSNVPLSKETNLSSDDEDFLDPAGTAPDSLIPSSFDDDLDTSDSVDEIVNKLSDKPYLSLLPHSLKESPQFEEELDIIEGYEIVNLFVYLRDLMDNLPSIELKDFLISNERIQMEYVINKLSGEVGLKRRMILLNVRGALKKTIDPKTSTDKTLKDVLGYLRIIASQLPDKGFASACIGKINSLIEQIE from the coding sequence ATGTCGAGTAATTTGAACATTATAATTGAGCAGGCTAATGCAGCTATTTTATCTCGTGACTATGAATTTGCAGAAAAAATTTTATTAAATCAGTTAAAAAAACAAAAAAATACACCTGATGAGTATTATCAATTAAAAAATCTTTTGGGAAAACTCTATATCCGATCGGGCGATATGAAAAAGGGATTGGAAATATACAAAGAATTAGATTCTCTTAATCCCAATAATTTAGATATCCTAAACAATATGGGTGTTATCTACCGCCGTCTTAACATGTTTAATGAGTCGATAGTTATCTTGGAAAAGGCAAAGGCTATAGACAGCAAAAATGAAACAACTCTTTATAATCTGGGTAATACATATAAACAAAACGGCGATTATAAAAATGCAATACAATGTTTTGCCGATGTATTGGATATAAAACCTGATGATGCTCTTGCATATAACCATTTAGGAAGCGTATACTTTTTATGCAAGGATTACCCTAAAGCTCTTGAAACTTATAAGATTGGCTTAAAAGTAGATCCCAACCATCCCTTTTTGAATTTTAATCTTGCAGAGTTGTATAAAGAAAAAAAGCTTTACAAAGAAGCGATTAATTCATATCAAACTGCCATAAAAACAAAACCTAATTGGTATGAAGCCCTTGCAGCTATTGCCGATTGTTATGTAGAAATGGAAGAATTCGGAAAGGCTATTGAAACCTATAAAATGATTATAGGGTCGACAGGTCAATCGGAAGAAAATTTTACAAAATTAGCTAAGCTTTATGAAAAAATCCATGAAGATAAATATGCCGAAGATTTTTATAAAAAAGCAGTTTCCATAAATGCAAACTTTTTGCCTGCAGTACTCGGATATGCCGATATGCTTAAAGCACAAAAAAGATATTTTGATGCTTATAATATTTTGATAAATAATAAAGAGAAGCATCCTGATAATAAAGAACTACTATTGAGCACGGCAGAAGTTTGCTTGATGCTTGAAGATTATGCAAAGGCTAAAGAAATTTTAAATCATTTAAGTAAAGAAATTAAGGGCGATAAAGATGTTCTTAAAATGCAGGGTAAACTTTATTCGGTATTAGGGGATACAAAAAAAGCTGAGCTTATTTTTGAACACTTACTTCAGTTATCTCCAAGCGAAATAAATATGAGGGCCGAATTGGCTGATTTGTATTTTCATAACGATAAATATAAAGAAGCGGCAAATGAACTCATCAAATATCTAAATGAAAAGCCTCAAGAAATTTCTGCAAGGTTAAAACTAGGAAAAGCTTATGAACAAATGAAAAGGTATGATTTAGCCAAGCATGAATATAATAAAATAATAAAAAATGATGCAAAGAATACCGAAGCTCTTGCGGCAATTTTGGAGCTGAACAAAAATGAAGGCAATACTGTTGAGGCTGTTCGTCTTGCAAATGAAATCGTTGATATTCAAACAGATAAGATAGAAAATGACGATATAGGCAGCTTGTCCAAGTCCGTTCAGTTATATGAAGATGCCGTTAAGTCTTACGGCGATGACGGTATTCTGAATAAAAATCTTGATAAGCTGCGCCCTCCTCAAGAAGAACTTGATATAAGCCCTGAACCGGATTTAAAAGATTTGGGTGATGTAAATTTTGAAGATGATGATGAAATCAATCTTAGTGAAAGCTTTGAAGATATGCCTGACTTTGAAATGCCTTTTGATGATCTGATGGAATTGGCTGATGATGAAGTTTTTGATAGAGGAGAAGATGAAGATTCTTTAGATAATTTGGTCTATGTTGATGCGCCCATTGACGATAGTCCGGACATAGGTGCCGAGTATGACCCTCTTGAACTGGGCAAGCCGGGGCCCAATAGCAACCGAAAGAACGATATACCTGAAGAAGAGCTTCAGCTTCAAGATACTTCATCAAAAGAAGAGGCTCCTGCAAAAGAAACAACACCTACAAAGGACGTTGCTCCTTCCCAATCTAAGCCATATCAAGATTCTCCAAATGAACAGGCTTCTTATCAAGCTCAGCCGCAGCAACAATCAAGTATACCTGAATCGGATTATCCTCCAGAGCTTAGTTCTGCCGCAAAATCCGGAAAGCCCGGCACAGCCGATATGCCCTTTTCTGCAGCAAAGCCTGACACAGCTGACAGCTTTGGTCCGGAAGATGAAGGAACCGAAATGGAACCGGAATTGGAAGCAGTACCGGAATCAAGAGACGCTTCTAGCCCTCTGCCTGAAAAATCGGCAGATAAAAAAACGCCGCAAGCTCCCAATGGGCCAAGCCTTGATGAGATGGATCTAAGTGCTGAAAATTCTTTAAGTAATGAAGATGAATTAAATAATGAAAATGAGTTAATTGATGATCTGCGTGCCGGCTCAAATGTGCCTTTGTCCAAAGAAACAAATTTAAGCTCTGATGATGAGGACTTTTTAGATCCTGCGGGTACGGCTCCCGACTCCCTTATTCCTTCTTCTTTTGATGATGATTTGGATACTTCCGATTCTGTTGATGAAATTGTAAATAAACTTTCCGATAAACCGTATCTTTCACTTCTGCCTCACAGCTTAAAAGAATCTCCTCAATTTGAAGAAGAGTTGGACATTATCGAGGGTTATGAAATAGTTAATCTCTTTGTCTATTTGCGTGACTTGATGGATAATCTTCCTTCTATCGAATTAAAAGATTTTCTTATAAGTAATGAGCGTATTCAAATGGAATATGTTATAAATAAATTGTCCGGAGAGGTTGGTTTAAAACGCAGGATGATTCTCTTAAATGTAAGAGGTGCTTTGAAAAAAACAATAGACCCTAAAACTTCTACTGATAAAACTTTAAAGGATGTTTTGGGCTATCTTAGAATAATTGCATCTCAGCTGCCTGATAAGGGATTTGCTTCTGCCTGTATAGGAAAGATCAATAGCCTGATAGAACAAATCGAATAA
- a CDS encoding ferritin translates to MNEKITKALNEQINKEMESAYLYLGMAVHFEAEALTGFAHWMQEQAKEEMEHALKIYRYLFEIGAKPVLGAIGAQSTEYGKPIDVIKKVLEHEKFVTASITSLYELALAEKDYKTQSFLTWFINEQVEEEANVTAILDKFKYIDNNAGLMILDKELAARA, encoded by the coding sequence ATGAACGAAAAAATTACAAAGGCTTTAAACGAGCAGATTAACAAGGAAATGGAATCGGCTTATTTATATTTAGGAATGGCTGTACATTTTGAAGCTGAGGCTCTTACAGGTTTTGCCCATTGGATGCAGGAGCAAGCTAAGGAAGAAATGGAACATGCTCTTAAGATATACAGATACTTGTTTGAGATAGGAGCAAAGCCTGTTTTGGGAGCCATCGGTGCCCAAAGTACCGAATACGGAAAACCCATCGATGTAATCAAAAAGGTTTTGGAACATGAAAAATTTGTAACTGCTTCTATCACAAGCCTTTACGAGTTGGCCCTAGCCGAAAAAGATTACAAAACCCAAAGCTTTTTAACTTGGTTTATCAATGAGCAGGTTGAAGAAGAAGCCAATGTTACGGCTATCTTGGATAAGTTTAAATATATTGACAACAATGCAGGTCTTATGATTTTGGATAAAGAACTTGCAGCACGAGCTTAA
- a CDS encoding APC family permease, producing the protein MENKGKLGLLSICLLGVNAIVGTGIFLLPGKAAKLVGVSSIGVILFDAVLVILIALCFAEAGGLFKKNGGPYVYAKEAFGEFVGFEVGFMKWAIMVIAWAAMAVGFPTALGSVFPLAATPFWRSVIAVAILLFLGLMNISGVRISKIVNNVITIGKLVPLIFFILLGIFFIKGDNFQPMQSVGALTTTSFGAAALLIFYAFTGFESIAVAAEDMDKPEKNVPLAIVLVISGVSVFYILIQVVAIGILGDGLTASEAPVADAAAKFLGPVAKAVVTTGTLVSIGGINVASSFLAPRSAVALADDGFLPKFVTKRNKKDVPYISVILTTALTALVCLTGSFSKLAAISVVSRFAQYIPTCLAILVFRKRGMKGSFRIPGVYVVSFLAVGISLWLLYNSSWDKILFGLGGLVVGAVFYVIMKLTQKKAN; encoded by the coding sequence ATGGAAAATAAAGGTAAATTAGGGCTTTTAAGTATTTGCCTTCTTGGAGTAAATGCCATTGTCGGTACCGGAATATTTTTACTTCCGGGAAAGGCCGCCAAATTGGTCGGTGTATCGAGTATCGGAGTTATTTTATTCGATGCCGTTTTGGTTATTTTGATTGCACTTTGTTTTGCTGAAGCAGGAGGCTTGTTTAAAAAGAACGGCGGCCCTTATGTTTATGCAAAAGAAGCCTTCGGCGAATTTGTCGGTTTTGAAGTAGGCTTTATGAAATGGGCAATAATGGTTATTGCTTGGGCTGCAATGGCTGTGGGTTTTCCCACAGCGTTAGGAAGTGTATTTCCTTTAGCCGCAACACCTTTTTGGCGAAGCGTTATAGCCGTAGCTATTCTTTTGTTTTTAGGATTGATGAACATTTCGGGAGTACGAATTTCAAAAATCGTAAACAATGTTATTACAATCGGAAAATTGGTGCCTCTTATCTTCTTTATTCTTTTAGGTATCTTTTTTATCAAAGGCGATAATTTTCAACCTATGCAGTCGGTAGGTGCCTTAACTACAACATCTTTCGGAGCTGCCGCTCTTTTAATCTTTTATGCCTTTACGGGGTTTGAATCTATTGCCGTTGCTGCTGAAGATATGGATAAGCCTGAAAAAAATGTTCCTCTTGCTATTGTTTTGGTAATCAGCGGTGTTTCCGTTTTTTATATACTTATTCAAGTAGTTGCCATAGGTATTTTGGGCGATGGGCTTACAGCGAGCGAAGCTCCCGTTGCAGATGCGGCCGCTAAGTTTTTAGGCCCCGTTGCAAAAGCAGTTGTTACAACCGGAACCTTGGTTTCAATAGGCGGAATAAATGTTGCTTCTTCTTTCTTAGCTCCTCGAAGTGCCGTAGCTCTTGCCGACGACGGTTTTTTACCCAAGTTTGTAACTAAAAGAAATAAAAAAGATGTTCCCTACATTTCGGTTATTTTAACAACCGCCTTAACAGCCTTGGTTTGCTTAACGGGCAGTTTTTCAAAGCTTGCCGCAATTTCGGTTGTTTCCCGCTTTGCCCAATATATACCGACCTGTCTTGCAATCTTAGTATTCAGAAAGCGCGGTATGAAAGGCTCTTTTAGAATTCCCGGCGTTTATGTTGTTTCTTTTTTGGCGGTAGGAATAAGCCTTTGGCTTTTATATAATTCAAGCTGGGACAAGATTTTATTCGGTTTAGGCGGCCTTGTAGTCGGAGCCGTTTTTTACGTTATAATGAAACTTACACAGAAAAAAGCCAACTAA